The window GTCGGTGTTGTTGAGCGCGGCCCAGGGGCTCACCCGCCAGACGCGATTCGGATCGAGCTCGGGGCGGGCACCGAGCAGCGCGAGGCGATCCTGCGCGAACACCGCCAGGCTGTCGGGCGCGAGCGGGCCCAATCCTTCGCTCGGCACGCCGCGCGTGCTGCCGCGGTCCGCGAGCGTGAAGGCGGCGGGATCCAGTGGCAGCGCGGATTGATTTCGAACTTCGACCCACTCCCCCTCGCCATCGGCGGGATGGAACTGAATCTCGGTGAGTGCCAGGGGGCCGGGACCGAATCGCGCCCGCAGCGAATCGCGGTCGTCGTCGGGATTGCCGTCGGCGACGACCGCCAGATCCACCCACAGACGCTGTTTCCCGGCCGGCAGCGCGGCAAGATCGAGCGCGAACCCGAGCGTGTCGCCGGGCGAGAGGCCAGGCGAGGCCCACGGCTCCTGACTCGTCGTGGCGGATCCGCCCGGCCCATCGAGCGGCTCGACGTCGAGCGTGATGGCAACGTCGCTGGTCGCAACCCAATCGCGACCGCGATTGACGATTCGCCCGGTGAGCCGCGCGGAACCGCCGGCATCCGGGCGCTCGGGGTCGAGCGCCAGCGATCCGGGCAAGAGCGCGAGATCGCGGCGCGGCTGGTTCTCGCGCCCGGGCGAAGGCGCCGCCGCGCGGAAGTCGAGCGCGTTGCTGCCGAGATCCGCGTCGTCGGGCATGCGCGAAAGCGACAGCCCGGCAGCCACGTCCGCAGCCGGTGCGCCGCAGGAATACTCGGGATAGGCGAGCGCGCCATAGCCCACGACCTCGCTCGCGCCGTCCGGCCACACCATGCGCACGGCGTCGGGCCCGTTCTGCAGGTCGAGCACCACGAGCCGCTGCGGCGCGGGCGAAACGCGCGCCCCGCCGATCACGAAGCGGGCGCCGGCGGGAATCGAATCCTCACCGGTCCCGCTCCACCGCAGCGACCACCGATCCGGTCCCGCGCCGTCGCCAGCCTCGAGCCGTGCGCCGGCGAGCGACAGCGTGGCGGCGGTGGGGTTGAACAGCTCGACGAACTCGTTGCCGGTGTCGTCACCGATGGCGTCGTAGAACACCTCGGTGACGATCGCGTGTGCGGGCGGCACGCAGGTGGTCGCCGCCGCGAGAAACAGGCCCCACACGGGCGAGAGCTCTCCCACCCGGGGGCGGGATCAGGACGATTCAGGGACGCGCGGCGCGGCTCGACCGGCGATCAGCGCAAGCGACGTGCCTTCATGGGTGGCGCTTTGGCGCTACGAGGGAAAGGTCCATCGGGAGGGCTCCGCGCCGAGCGGAAAGAGGACAGGACGTCCGGCGCTCAGCGCAGCGAGCGAGTCGGCGCCCGGATGGCACCGACGAGCCTACCCGACCAGGGGACCTTTCCCTCGAAGCGCCCGGCCCTCGCCGATCTGCTACGGCAGCCCTCTCCGCCTGCGCCAGCCCCATTCGACGCCGAGCGCGCCGACGATCGCGGCGAAGGTCCACGGCGATTCCCACAGCCGTCGCGACTGACCCCGCCCGCGCGCCAGCTCGCGCGTCGGCATGTCGCGCGCCCAGCGCTCGATTCCTCCCGCCTCGGTCGAGCGCCCGCCGCTCGCCGCGGCGAGCTGCGCGAGCCCCACGCTGTCGGCGGCGGTTCGCGCCTCCTCGAGGCTCCAGCGATCCACCGCGACCTCGCTCGTGCCGCGGCCCAGCTCGTGGCCACCCTGCTCGGCGCGCACCGCGATCCGATAGCGGCCGGGCGGCAGATCGTCCAGCTCCGCCTCGTAGCTGCCGGCATCGCGCGCGGTGAAGGTCACGCTGCGCGCGCCTCCGTTCTCGGCGCGAACCTCGCCGCTCACCGTGGCGCCGGCCAACGGGTGGAGCGCCGCGTCCTGCACCGTGGCCAACCAGCGCACGGGTTCGCCACTGGAAGCCAGCCAGCGGTCCGGCCGCACCCGCACCGGCTCGCCCTGCACCGGCTCGGCGAGCCAGCGCACCAGGCGCCGCCACAACGCGCGGCCGCGTTCATCGCCGTTCTCGTCCTGTGCGGCCAGCGACCAGCGCCACAGCCCGACGCCGTTCACCATCAGCACCGGGCCGCGCCCGATCCGGCGCGTGAACAGCAGCGGCGGCCCGGAGCCGGGAGTCGCAAGCAGCACGCGATCGCCGGCGCCGGGCTGGATCGGCGCCACGTCGGTGAGCGGGGCCGCCGACCGCCACGCCGCGTCGCCGCGGGCGGGATCCGGGTCCCACGCCAGCAGCTCGCGGCCTTCGGGGGTGGGCACCGGGGTTCCCGGCCGGCCGGCGAGCGCGCCCTCGAGGTCGACGTGGAGCTGCGCCCCGAGCGCACCCGCCCGATGGCGCGAAAGACCGGGAGGCGCGCCGCCCAGCACCAGCAGACCGCCGCCCGAGCGGGCGAAGTCGAGCAGCGCGCGATCCATCACGTCGCCGAGATCGGTGCCGGTGAGCGCGTCCAGCACGACCACCGAGATGCCGCGCAGATCTTCCGGCGAAGGAGCGCCACGCCGGCGGCGCGTTTCGATCGCACGCCAGCCCTCGCGTTCGCGTGACAGGGTGGTGAGCGCCAGGCTCGAATCGCCCGCCAGCGAACGGCGCAGGAACGAGAGGTCCCAGTTGAGGCTCCCGGTCAGCACCAGCACGCCGAGCTTGCCGGGCGCCACGTCCACCGCCACCTGTCGCGCGTTGTTGGCGAAGTCCATTTCCCCCGCAATCGAATCCACCCGCGCGGTCCACACCGCGAGCCCGGCCCGCGGCGGCGTCACGGTGAGCTCGGCGGTGGCCTCGGCGCCCGGTCCCGGCGCGGGCACCACCGCGCGCGCGAGCACTCGCCCGCCGTCGAGCAGCGAGACCGGCAGCGGCAGCCCGCGCGGCTCGCCCGACGTGACGTGGACCCGGATCGGCGTGGGCTCGCCAACCCGCGCGATGCTCGAGCCCTCGACCTCCGTGATCACTCGATCGGGACCGGATCCGCCCACGATCACGGCGTGCACGGGTACGCCCAGCTCGCGCGCGGCCGTCAGGGGATCGTCGCCGCGATTGCTCACCCCGTCACTCACCACCACCACCGCGCTCGCGCCTTCGCCCGACGGCGAGCGCCCGAGCTCGTTGAGCGCCGTGCCGAGCCCGGTGCCGGAGCCGCTGCCGACGCCGGTCGAGTCGAGTGCCAGGCGGCTCGCGAAATCGAGCACCTCGACGCGGGCGCGACCACGCCAGGCGCTCTTGAGATCAGCGACCGCCCGCGCGGCGAGCGCCGCGCGCGATGGCCCGCCCGCGGCGGCGGGCAGGTTCATGCTGCGCGAACGATCGAGCAGCACCACGACCCGCGCCGACTCCCCTCCCACGCGCTCCAGCACCGGTTGAGCCAGCAGCCAGATCAACGCCAGAAGCGCGAAGGCGCGAAGCAGCGGCAGCAATCGCTTGGCCAGCGCCGGCAGCGGCGGAATCGCGATGCGGTAGGCCCACAGCGCGAGCGCGCCGAGCGCCACGCTCAGCAGGGTCAGCCAGATCCACGGAGCGTTGGGTGCGAGATGGAGAGACAGGTCGGACATGGGCGGAACGCTCAGCGTCCCATTCCGGCGGGCGGCCGGTCAACGTGCGGTCGATGCGGGGTTCGGAGTTTGTCAGACCGCTCCGCCGGCGGCGCGCTGCTGGTCGGCGTGGCGCAGTCCCTCGAGGATCAGGCGGTCCAGCTCAAGGTCGAGCTGAATGTCCTCGGTCTGCACTCGATCGCCGGGGTAGAAACGAAAGCGCCCCTCCCGCCACAGCAGCACGCCGTAGACGATCCGCCGCAGCACTTCGCGCACCGCCTGCTGGAGCTGGTCGGGCGAGATGGCGCCGGCCGCCACCAGCATGGTGCCGAGGCGCTCGCCGGGCTGATCCTTCTGGATCGCGAGCGCCAGGTCGAGCGCGTCCTGAGAGATCATGCCGCGGTGCACCAGCACCTCGCCGGCGCGCACCGCGGCGCCCGAGGTGCGCGCGAACACCGGACGGCCGCGCTCGATGAAGAGCTCGACGATCTCGCGCGGGCGTTCGAGCTCGAGCCGTCCGTTGGCCTGCGCGAGCTGCAGCATCTGCAGCACCTCGGTGGGGAAGAAGTGGCGGAGGTCGCCCTCGAGCGCCGGATCGCTCAATGCCCGCTCCAGCGCACGTCGCCCACCACCCGCCCCGCGGCCTCCACCCGGCCGGTCAACAGCCGCAGATTGTGCCAGCCCAGCACGATCACGTGCGCCACCGTGACCGCGAGCAGCACGCCCAGCGCGATCTCGGTGAGCGGCACGAGGCGCGCCGCGAGCGCCCCGCGTACCACGTGCAGCAGTGTGAGCAGTCCCACCAGCGCGCTCAGCACCACTCCGGTCAGCCGGCCGAACAGCGTGGGCTGGATGCGCACCGGGCCCACGAACAGATAGAGCCACGCGCCGCCCGCCAGCAGGATGCCGTAGCGAAGTCCGGCCATCGCGAACGCCCAGCCGGGCAGCAATCCCGCGGCGTACAGTCCGGCGAAAATGGCGAGATTGAAGACGATGTCCACCACCGGATCGAGCACGGTCCCGAGCGGCGTGCACTGATCCCAGCGCCGCGCCAGCGCGCCATCCGCAACGTCGGAAAGGGCCGCGATCACGAACGCCGAGAGCGCCAGCAGGAAGCGGCGCTCGAGCAGGAACAGCAGGATGCCGGGGAGCATCGCCAGCCGCAGCAGGGTGAGCGCGATCGGCAGATTGATCGCCGACAGCCGGAAGCCCCGGCGGTCGCGAAGCAGGTCGAGCGAAGCGCTCACGCCGGCGAACGAGATGAGGATCATCGCCGCGGTGAGCAGGAACACTTCCACCCCGAGCTGCGGCTCGAGCCGCAACGCGACTGCCGCCGAGGCCACGAAGTCCACGGCGAAGAACACCAGCGCCAGGCTCCACACGCTGCGCACCGCTCCCGGATTGGAGTCCCATGTGGCCCGGACGTGACGGCTGAGGGCGCGGGCGTAGCCGATCAGCGCGGCCGGGGCGAACCGCTGCCGGCGCAGCTCCTGAAGCTCGGTCTCGATGAACATGCGGCCTCCCGGGTGGCGGACGGTTCGGGCGAAAGAGTACGCCGGCCTCCGGGCCACCCGCAATCGCGGCGCGACGCCCGATGCTAGAGTGACCAGCCGCCGTCACTCGATTCCGTCCGCACGAAACCATTCCGGAAGGGGGCGACCACCTGAAGCGCCTGGGCTTCCTGTCGCTCGCCGCGCTGGTCTCGTGCTCGCCGGGCCCGCGCACCGCCGCGCCCGCCTTCGATCCCGAGCGAATTCCCGAGGCCTTCCGGCGGGCGAGCGGCGCCCTGATGGAACCGGGCGGGACGCGAGCCTGGCGCTTGACCGCGGAGGGTGGCTTCGACAACGGGGCCTGGCAGCTGCGGATGTCTCCTTCCGCCGGCGGCCTCGCCGCCGCGCCTCCGTCCCGAATCGCCGCTGAAGCGCGCTGGCTTCCGGTCCTGCGCTGGTCGCGCGCGGGGGCGGGCGTGCGCTGGGATTTTCTGGCGGTCGCAAGGGCCCTGACCGCGCCGCGCGATTCACAGCTGGTCGCGGTTGTCGAAATCACGGCCACGAACGACTCGACGGCGCCGGTCGCGGCGCGACTCGACCTGGTTCTCGCCCGGCGCGACGCGACGCCGGGATACGCGGCGTGGGACGCCGGTGAGGTCGCCCCGCGATGGGGTGGCGCCCGGTCGAGCCGCGTGGCGCACGCGTGGGCGGAGGGCGCGTCGGGCGACTCGCTGGCCGAAACCTGGAATCTGGCGCCCGGCGGGAAACGGACGATTCGGCTGGTGCTCCCCTCCTATCCCATGCCCGAGCGCGAGCTCGCGCGCTGGGCCGATCGTCCGGCCGCCGCGCTCGCCGAGGACGAGCGGCGGCACTGGAGCGCCGAGCTCGAGCGTGGCGCCCGGTTCGAGCTCAGCGATCCTGAAGTCGAGAACGCTTTGCGCGCGGCGATGGTGGTGCTGCTCTGCTGCCGGGAACGTCAATCCGGGGTCTGGGTCCCGATCGGCGGGCCGTTCCAGTATCGCGACGTCTGGCTGCGCGACGGCGCGCGCGCGATCGCGGCGCTCTCGGTCGCGGGTCAGACCGAGGTCGCGCGCCGACTCACCGCGGGTTTGCTGGCGTTCCAGTGGCCGAACGGCGCGTTCCTCAGCCAGCGCGGACAGCTCGACGGCACCGGGCAGGCACTGTGGGCGATGGAACAGTGCCTGTTGCGCCCGGCGCCCGCGCCGGAGCTTCAGCGCTTCGCGGAGTCGGCGATGCGCGCCCACCGCTGGCTGGATGCCGAGCGCGAGCGGGGCGATCCCGCCCACGAGCGATTCCCACGCATGCTGCCGTTCGCCGAACCGCGCGACGCCGAGCTGACGCGGGCACAGCTCCTTGGCAACGACGCCTGGGCGATCGCCGGCGAGCGCGCGGCGGCGCGCCTGCTCGCGGCGGCGCGTCGGTCAGACGACGCGCGCGAGGTCGAATCGGCGCGCGACCGCTATCGGGTCGAGTTCGCCGCGGCTCTCGAGAAGAGCGGGCAGCCCGATCTCCCGCCCTCCTGGCAGGGCGTGGGGCGCGACTGGGGCGCCTACGCCGCGGCCTGGCCATGCGGCGCGATCCCGCCGGGCGATGCGCGCGCCGCCAGGTTCGCCGAGCGCGTCTGGCGCGAAGGCGGCGGCGCGGGGCTCACGTTCTACGCCTCGCCCGATTCCTTGCACGGCTATCTCGGCGCCGATCTCGGCGTGTGGGCGATGCTCGCGGGACGGCGCGCCGAAGCCGAAAGCGTGCTCGCCGCCCAGCTCCGCTGGCGCACCGCGAGCGGCGGCGGCGCCGAGTTGTTCAGCCGCGACGGCGATTTCGGCGTCAATTTCCCGCCGCACCCGAGCGCCGCCGCCTCGCTGTGGATGCTGGTGCGGAACGCGGTGATCTTCGATGACGACGACACGCTCCGACTGACGCTCGGCGCGCGCGATCGCTGGTGGCAGGGGGCGAAGATCACCCGCGCCCCGACCCGATGGGGCGCGCTGCAGCTCGAGTTCTCCCGGCACGGAAGCGAGGCCCGCTGGGCCTGGAGCCAGGTCCCGGTCTGGACCACGCTCACGCTCCCGCCTGGCACGCGCCTGGCCGCGCCGCCGGCGGCTCCGCTCCGTGGCGCCGCCGGCGACACGCGCGTGCTCGCCCCACCCGGCTCTCGGTCGGCGATCGCGACGATCGTGGAGCCGGTGGACCGATGAAGCGTTCCCGCCCCGTCCGGCCGAAGTCACGCCTCGCGCCGCGACCGGCCGGCCGCGACGCCGCGACGCGCCGGCGTGGAGCGCGAGTGCCGTGGCTGCTCGGCTCGCTGACCCTGGCGGTTCTGGCGGCATTCGCCGCGTGGCGCGCGATGCCCGGCCGTCGCGAGGCGCGCCCGACCGGGCTCCCGTCGGTCTCGGCGTCCGCGGCGCTGGATTCGCTCCAGGCCCTCGACGACCAGGGACGCTCCTACGACCTGGTTCCCTACGCGCGGCTGCTCATGTCGCTCGCGCCCCAGAATTCGTTCGAGTTCCACGCGCGCTTTGCCGCCGCGCTCCAGAACGCGGCGATCGAGTCGCGACGGCAGGACGGAGTGTTGCGACCGCGGACGCGCTCATCGGTCGAGCGAATCGGCTTCCTGCGCGAGACGCTGAGCGAGCTGGATCGCGCCGAGGCGCTGGCACCCGATGCCGAGCGCCGCGGCGCGGTCGCCACCACGCGCGCCGAGGTGCTCGGGCTCTGGGGCTTCGAGCGTGAATCCCTGCTCGAGTTCCGGCGCGCCAACCGCTTCCATCCACTCGACCAGAAGGCACTGGGCGAAGCGGCCTGGGTGCGCGCCATGCTCGCCGATCCGACCCAGGCGATCCCCTCGCCCGCCAATCCCGTACGCTGACCGGGGCCGGTCAGCGCTGGTCGCTGCCGGCGGCGCGCCCCCGGACCGCGGCCTGAGCCGCCGCGAGCCGCGCGATCGGAACCCGGAACGGCGAGCAGGAGACGTAGTTGAGCGCCGCGCCGTCGCAGAATTCCACGCTGGCCGGATCGCCCCCGTGTTCGCCGCAGATGCCGATCTTCAGGCTGGCTCGCTGCGCCCGGCCGCGATCCACCGCCCACTTCATGAGCGCGCCGACGCCCTCGACGTCGATCGAGACGAACGGATCGGCCGCCAGCACCTTGCGCGCCACGTACTCGGGCAGGAACTTGCCAGCATCGTCGCGCGAGAAGCCGAACGTCATCTGAGTGAGGTCGTTGGTGCCGAACGAGAAGAACTCGGCGACCTCGGCGACGCG of the Candidatus Sulfotelmatobacter sp. genome contains:
- a CDS encoding DUF4388 domain-containing protein; the protein is MSDPALEGDLRHFFPTEVLQMLQLAQANGRLELERPREIVELFIERGRPVFARTSGAAVRAGEVLVHRGMISQDALDLALAIQKDQPGERLGTMLVAAGAISPDQLQQAVREVLRRIVYGVLLWREGRFRFYPGDRVQTEDIQLDLELDRLILEGLRHADQQRAAGGAV
- a CDS encoding CDP-alcohol phosphatidyltransferase family protein, with amino-acid sequence MFIETELQELRRQRFAPAALIGYARALSRHVRATWDSNPGAVRSVWSLALVFFAVDFVASAAVALRLEPQLGVEVFLLTAAMILISFAGVSASLDLLRDRRGFRLSAINLPIALTLLRLAMLPGILLFLLERRFLLALSAFVIAALSDVADGALARRWDQCTPLGTVLDPVVDIVFNLAIFAGLYAAGLLPGWAFAMAGLRYGILLAGGAWLYLFVGPVRIQPTLFGRLTGVVLSALVGLLTLLHVVRGALAARLVPLTEIALGVLLAVTVAHVIVLGWHNLRLLTGRVEAAGRVVGDVRWSGH